The genomic window AACCCGGAATTGCCATTCGTGGCGGTGCTTACCCAGGGTTTTCCGCGTCTGACCACGCTCAACGCGGAACTGATCATTCCCACCCACGATGGCAAGGCATTGCCGCGTGGTGTGAAGGCGCAAGTGTTGGTGCGCGATGACGTGGCGGTGATTCCGGATCTGGAAGGGATCGAGAACGAAGTCTACGAATTGCTGCAGCAAGCGAGCTGAGAATTTAGGCCGGGGTTGGGTGACGCCGCGCTAAACGAATCTCAAGCGGCGCAACATTCAACCTCGCGCGCGCCGCACCACATTAAAATCACAAATCGCCATGCAGCGCCTGCAATGCAGCAAGCGCCGCCAGTCCCGCTGTTTCGGTGCGCAGAATCCGCGGCCCAAGCCGCAAGCCCTCAAATCCGGCGTCCTGCAGCGCTGCGATATCTCGATCACCCAGGCCACCTTCCGGCCCAACCACCAGCCATCCGCCTGCTTCGCCAAAACGCAGTTCCCGCGCTTGCAGCGTACCTTCAGGCAGTAGCGCCAGACGCTGTGCTCCATCATCGGGGAGACTCTTCAGCCATTCCTGTAGCGTTTGCGCCGGCGTGATTTCTGGCACGCAAACCCGCCCGCTCTGTTCACAGGCGCTCGAAGCCACCGCGCGCCAGTGCAGCAGACGCTTTTCCGCGCGCGAGGCATCCAATTTCACTTCGGAGCGTTCCGTAAACAACGGCACGATGCGGGCGACGCCAAGTTCCGTCGCTTTTTGCACGATCAGGTCCATCTTCTCGCCGCGTGCTACACCCTGCGCCAGGGTCAGTTTGAGTGGTGACTCGTTGCGGATCTGTTCGCGATCCTCAATACGTGCCGTGACATCGCGCTTGCCGACGGAGAGCAAGGTGGCGGCGTAGTCGTAACCGTCGCCATTGAACAACGTCAGCATATCCCCGGCATTCATGCGCAAGACGCGCGTCACGTGTTCGGCGGCCTGCTGCGGGAGAACCACTTCGGCGGCCAGTGACAAGGGTTGTTCGACGTGGATGCGGGTGCTGCGCATGCAGGTTCGTGTTAAGGAAATGACCGTTCAGCATACAACTTGTCGTGGCTGACTGTTCATTCACGTGAACGTGAATGGCAGTCTTTGCTGCCGCACCTTGCGGCGGGCGGGGCGCCGTATCAGGATGAGTATCAACCCTCAGGAGGCTCGTCTCCCCCTCTGCGAGCAAGGAGGTTGCCATGTCCAAGATCATTTCCGTTGCCATTCTGCTGGCAGCTGCCGGTTTCGCCACCGCAGCGCGCGCCGCTCCCCAGAATGCGTCGGCTCCCCAACAGCCTGCGGCAACAACGCCGGCTTCGTCCAACCATTCGCCGGTGAAGCCCGGTGATCGCAATTGCATTCGCGATACCGGCAGCCTGATCCCGGCCAAGAAAGGTGAGTGCCTGCCTGTTACGGGTCGGTCCTACAGCAAGCAGGACATCGACAGCACGGGCAAAACCACGATCGGCCCGGCGCTGCAGCAGTTGGACCCGAGCATCACGGTGCATGGCCACTGATCGGCACCAAATCGCGGGTTGCAAGCGTTGGTTCTAGTCTTTTACCGCGAGCGCGATGCCTTCTATCGCGATACGTACAAGCTGATCGATATCGCTTTCGCTCACCACGTACGGCGGCATGAAATAGATGATGTTGCCTAGCGGTCGCAACAGCGCGCCGTTTTCCAGGCCGTGCAGGTAAACACGCTGACCACGCCGTTGTTCGGCAGGGAAGGGACGGCGCGTTGCTTTATCCGCGACCAGCTCCACGGCTGCAATCATGCCTTGCTGACGGACATCTGCGACATACGGATGGTCACGCAACGGTGCCAGCTTCTGCGCAAGATGCACTGATAGAACGCGATTGCGCTCCAGCACCGGTTCATCGCGAAAGATCGCCAGCGTTTCCAATGCCGCGCGGCAGGCGAGTGGGTTGCCGGTGTAGCTGTGCGAATGCAGGAACGCCTTGCCCGCGTTGTATTCGGCGTAAAACGCCTCATAGACATGCTGCGTCGTCAGTACGACCGAAAGCGGCAAGGTGCCGCCGGTCAATCCCTTCGACAGACACATGAAGTCAGGTGCAACGCCGGCCTGCTCACACGCGAACATCGTTCCCGTGCGGCCAAAACCCACCGCGATTTCATCGGCGATGAAATGCACGTTGTATTCATTGCACAGCTTGCGCAGTCCAGTGAGATAGCTGGGGTGATACATGCGCATGCCGCCCGCGCATTGCACCAGCGGTTCGACGATCACCGCGCAGGTTTCATGTGCATGCTGTTCGAGTAGCTCACGCATGGTAGCGAGTCGACGTGTTGCTGTTTGCTCGGGTGATTCGCCGGGTTCGCCTTCGTAGGCGTCCGGGGATGGCGCGAGAAAGGGCGTCAACAGCAAGGGCGCGTAGGTCTTGCGATAGAGCGCCACATCGCTCACCGACAGCGCGCCCAGCGTTTCGCCGTGGTAGCTGCCGGTCAAGGCGATGAAGCGCGTTTTCTCGCCGTGACCTTGATTGAGCCAGTAGTGAAAGCTCATCTTCAGTGCCACTTCGATGGCAGCGGAACCATTGTCCGCAAAGAACACTTTTTCCAGTCCGGCCGGCGTGATCTTCACCAGCTGCTCAGCCAACTCGATGGCCGGAGGATGGGTAAAACCAGCGAAAATCACGTGTTCCAGCGTCTTTGCCTGCTCGGCCAAACCCGCCGCGATACGCGGATTGGCGTGGCCGAACAGGTTGGTCCACCAGGAGCTGATACCGTCGAGATAACGGCGGCCTTCGGCATCGATCAGCCATGGGCCTTCGCCGCGAACGATGGGCACCATGGGCACGTGTTCGTGGTCGTGCATCTGGGTGCAGGGGTGCCAGATGTGCTGGAGATCGCGGCGGGCGAGAGCGGTGTTGGCGTCGTGGGGCTGGGTCATCCGGCTATGATCGGGGTATTGACCGGTTGCCTCAAGAGCATGGAGATGCCTCAGCGTCATTCCGGCCTGCGCCGGAATGACGCTGAGACTGTCTGGGGCTTCCCACACGAGCTTCACTTCGCACACAGGTATGAAACATCTGAACAAAGTACTCGCTGGTCTCGCCGCATTCCTCATAGCACTTACGCTGCTCGTCTGGTTCATGCCTGCACGCCTCGCGTTACCACTGATGCAGTCGCGAATTCACGGGCTTCGCTTCGATCAACTCGATGGCACGTTGTGGCAAGGCCGTGCCGGACAGGTGTCGGCGTCGGATGGCACGCCTTTGGGGAGTCTTTCCTGGACCCTCTCGCGACGTGCGTTGCTCGGCGATGTGCAGTTGGGGTTGGATTTGCGTCAGCCGCAACTTCAATGGCAGGCGCAGATGCATCGTCTGTCGGATACGCAGGAAGACTGGCGCGATGTCACCTTGCATGCCGATATGGCGTTGCTCGGCGTGCAACCGCTACTCAACGGACAACCGCAGGGTCAATTCGATTTGCATGTCGCGCAAGCCGTGTTGCAGGGACGTTGGCCCATGCAGGTCGAAGCCTCCGGCGCCTGGTCCAAGGCCGCAGTGCGCACGGCACAAGGCGTTGTTCCGCTCGGAAACCTGCTGCTGTCGATTCATGGCGAGGCTGGTGTTTTGAAGGCATCGCTCGATGACGATGGAAGCGGTCCGCTGCAGACGGCTGGACGGCTATCTTTGAGTCCATTGGGCTGGGATTTGCATCTGAGCATGAAGCCGCGCCGCGACGATCCAGCGCTTTTACACTGGTTGCGCGGCTTCGGTGCGCCAACAGCGGACGGCAGCGTGCAACTCCGCTATCGTGGTGGTTTGGCTCAATTCAATTCAGGCACGGAAAATCCATGAGCGGACAGCATTGGGATGCGGCGCTGAAAGCAGCGCGTGAGGCAGCGGAGGCTGCCGCCGAGGTGATTCGGCATTACTGGCGTCGAGGCGTCGACGTTGAAATCAAGTCGGACGCCACGCCGGTGACGATTGCCGATCGCGAAGCCGAGCAGGCGATTCGCGCCGTGCTTGGCCCGGCGTTGCCCGGTGCGGCGATTTATGGCGAGGAATTCGGCCTGGATGGCAGCCGCGATGGCCTGCTCTGGCTGGTTGATCCGCTGGACGGCACCAAGAGTTTCGTGCGGCGTACACCGTTCTTTTCCACCCAGATCGCGTTGATGCATCAGGGTGAACTGGTGCTGGGCGTATCCAGCGCGCCGGTCTACGGCGAAACGATGTGGGCCAGCGCGGGTGGCGGAACCTGGTTCAACGGCGAGCGTGTGCAGGTGGCGCAGACATCAGAGATGGCGCAAGCCTCGATCTCCACCGGCAACGTGAAGACCCTCACCGACGATGCGCGCTGGCAGGCGTTGGGCGCACTTATCCGCGACAGCAACCGCATCCGCGGTTATGGCGATTTCTGCCACTACCACTTGCTTGCCCGTGGTGGGCTGGATCTGGTGATCGAGTCGGATGTGAATATCCTGGATGTCGCTGCCTTGGCGGTGATCGTGCGCGAGGCGGGTGGTGTCTTTACCGACCTGGAAGGCCAGCCGCTGACGCTGGAGACGCGTAGCGTATTGGCCGGTACGCCGGCGATTCACACGCAGGCTTTGCGTCGACTCGCTCTGTCCCCCTTGGGGAGAGGTCCGGGATGAGGGGCGATCTTGCGGACATGGTCCTTTGACACATAGCCTGATGTAGCTTTATCGCGAGAGCGTTCCTCACCTCAATCCACCTCCTCGCTCCTCGAAGCGAGGCTATCCACGGCCTCTCCCCGCATCTCGAAGGGGAGAGAAGGCAAAAGCCCGCTACAATCCCTCGATGCCACGCTATCCCATCATCCACGCCAAGCGCGACTCGGACACCAGCAGTTTCCTGCATGTGGAACAGGTGGATCTGGAATTCTCCAACGGCGAGCACCGCACCTACGAGCGCCTGAAAGGCAGCGGCCTGGGCGCGGTGATCATCGTGCCGATGATCGACGAAGAGACCGTCCTGCTCGTGCGCGAATACGGCGTCGGGGTGGAGCGCTACGAGCTGGGCCTACCCAAGGGCCGGCTCGATCGTGACGAAACCGTGGAGCAGGGCGCCAATCGCGAGCTGAAGGAAGAAGTCGGCTACGGCGCTCGCTCGTTGAAGATCCTGCACAACCTGTCCCTGTCGCCCTCTTACATGACGCATATGGCGCACGTGGTGCTGGCGCAGGATCTATATCCCGAAAGCCTGCCCGGCGACGAACCCGAACCGCTCGAAGTGGTGCCGTGGAAGCTCGCCGATCTGCATACCCTGGTCTCGCGTGACGACGTCACCGAAGGCCGTTCCATCGCGGCGCTATTCATGGCGCGCGAATACTTAGCCGGACGCCTGCAACGAACGTGAGCGACAGCCTCGACCATCCCCTGTTATTGCAGATCGGCCTGCTGGCGCGCCGCGCCGGCGAGGCGATCATGACCGTCTACCGTGAAGACTTCGATGTCGAAGTCAAGGAAGACCACTCGCCGCTGACGGCGGCAGACCTCGCCGCGCAAAAGGTGATCGCCGCCGGTCTGGCGCAGCTCGATACGGTGCTTCCGGTCGTTTCGGAAGAGGCCAGCCATTCGCCGTGGGAGCAACGCCAGACGTGGACGCGCTACTGGCTGGTCGATCCCCTTGACGGCACCCGCGAATTCATCAAGCGCAACGGCGAATTCACCGTCAACATTGCCCTGATCGAGCAAGGTGAACCGGTGATGGGCGTGGTACTGGCGCCAGTCACGGGGGAGCTGTTTGTCGCCGCACGTGGGCGCGGCACCTGGTGGCAAGTGCAGGACGGCGCCGAGTGGGAGCGCATCTTCACGCGTGAGCTGGCCAACCCGCCGGTGGCTGCTGGCAGCCGCTCGCATGGCGGCATGGCCGAAACGACCATGCGTCGCCTGCTGGGTGAGGACTATCACTTGCAACCACTGGGCTCCTCGCTCAAGTTCTGCCTGCTGGCGCGTGGCGCCGCTGATGTCTACCTGCGTCGTGGCCCGACCAGCGAATGGGATACCGCCGCCGCCCAATGTGTGCTGGAAGAGGCCGGCGGAGCCGTGCTCGACCTCACCGGCCAGCCTTTGCGCTACAACCGCGGCGAATCCCTGATCAATCCGGAATTCCTGGCCGTGGGCGATACCGGCATCGACTGGGCGTCACGGATGCGTGAAGCCGGCTTGCCGTGAAGGCTTGGCGGGACATTTCATCCCGTCGCCCCGGCGCAGGCCGGGGTCCGGCGACTTTCGAACCGTAAGACACAGGTCCTGGCTTGCGCCGGGACGACGCACGTTGAAGATCCCCATGACCGACGCTACCCGCCACTCCCTCGCCGACCTGCTCGCCATCATGGCCCGCCTGCGTGATCCCGAGCGCGGCTGCCCCTGGGACGTCAAGCAGGACTTCAGCACCATCGCCCCCTATACCGTCGAAGAGGCCTACGAAGTCGCCGATGCCATCGACCGCCGCGACTGGCACGATCTGCGCGACGAGTTGGGCGATCTGCTGCTGCAAGTGGTTTTCCATGCGCAGATGGCGAAAGAGCAGGGTTTGTTCGATTTCGACGATGTGGCCAACGCCATCAGCGACAAAATGCTGCGCCGCCATCCGCATGTTTTTGGCGACGTCACGTATGCCGACCTTGACGAACAGAAACGCGCCTGGGACGAGATCAAGGCACGCGAGCGGGCGGCAAAAGGCGACCAGCACGATGACAGCGTGCTCGCTGGCGTATCACGCGGACAGCCCGAATGGCAGCGTGCGCTCAAGTTGCAGCAGCGTGCCGCCACGGTCGGTTTCGACTGGCCCGATCATCGCCCGGTGATCGAAAAACTGCATGAAGAACTGGCTGAAGTCGATGCCGAATTCGCCGCCGGCGCTGATCCGGCCCGCTTGGAGGATGAGATCGGCGACGTGCTGTTCGTGGCGGTCAATCTGGCACGGCATGCGAGGGTCGATTTTGTCCGGGCGCTGAAGCACGCGAATGCGAAATTCGAGCGGCGTTTCCGCAGGATGGAGCAGCTGGCCGCGGAGGCGGGGGAGCCCTTGTCCGCCTCGGATCTGGCCGAACAGGAAGCATTGTGGCGCAAAGCGAAGGCGGAAGAACCCAAGCTTTAGGCACTTCACCTTCTTTGCTTCGTCGGGCATAGATAGGCACAGATGGCTGGAAGCGCCGGCCTTATGCCGGCGCTGGCCGGGATGACGGTAGGTAAGGCCAGGCACCGCGAGTAAGGCAGCAAAGGGACGAGGTGAGTCAGCTGTCAGCCTTCAACCTTTGTCCTCTGGCAAGCATCTGAGCATTTGAATAACGACCGGAGATTCCCTATGCGCCGCACCCTCGTTCTTTTGCCTCTGCTGCTGATCTCGTTAACGGCGGCGGCGGACGACTGCCGCTATTCAGCCCCACGCAATCTGCACGATGACCTCTCCGGCGTGCGTGGCGTGCAGATCGAACTGCACAGCCATGATATGCATCTGGTCGGCAACGGCAGCTCCGGTTCGCTGGAGATCACCGGCCGGGCCTGCGCCTCCTCGCAAAGCGCATTGGACAACTTGCAAGTCACCTCGCACCGCGAAGGTGACCAGCTGATTGTCGATGTGGGTGGTGGCCACGGCGTCAACATCAGCTTCTTCGGGGTGTCCTACCAGGACTTGGATCTGCAGATCCAATTGCCTTCCACCATACCGGTATCGGTCAATGACGGTTCCGGTGATGCCTATATCAGCGGCCTGTCCCAGCTTGATGTGCAAACGGGTTCGGGCGATGTGCATATCCACGATATTTCCGGTGATGTGAGCGTGACGAACGGCTCGGGCGATGTCGAAATCGCGCACATCGGCAGCCTGCGGGCGGGTACCGTGGGTTCAGGCGATCTGAATGCGCGCGATATCACCAGCAATGCGCACATCGGCAGCGTAGGTTCCGGCGACGTGGTGTTGGACAAGGTAGGCGGTAATGTCGACGTGGGCACGCTGGGTTCGGGCGATCTGACCGTAAGCAACGTGCGCGGTGATCTCACCGTCGGCGCCAAAGGCAGCGGCGATGTCAGCCATAGCAATATCGGCGGCCACATCAACGTGCCGCACGATGACGACGACTAAGACCACGCTCTTGCCCCTCTCCTGCTAACAGGAGAGGGTTCGGGTGGAACAGTCATGTATGCCTGAAAAGCAGGTGCAATACCGAGGCTTCCACTCTTCAGCCCAACAGAAGCGCCATCAGATACACCAGCGGTGCGCACACCAGCAAAAACGGAATCGAAACCGCGTGAAAAAGCCGCATCCCATGCGGCTGTCTGGCCAGGCGCAAGGCAATCAGGTTGGCCAGTGAGCCGATCACCACGCCAAAGCCACCCACGTTCACTGCAACAGCCAGCGCCATGGCATTCGGTGCACGATCGAGCAGCAAGACCGTAGCAGGCACATTGCTGATCAACTGCGAGCTCACAATGCCGCCCAGATACACCGCCAACGGCTGATTGAAATCGATGTTGCCCAATGCGTGGTCAACGATTGGTAATGTGGCGAAGTGACCGAGACCCAGAAAAATAGCGGCAAAAGTGGCCATCAGCAGCCAGTCGATACGTATCAGGCTGCGCCAGGAAAACATGGCGAATGGCAGCACCAGCAGCAAAGCCCCCAGTGGTGCATGACCGTGCTCCATCATCAGCACCATAAGGGCCAGGCTGACCAGCGACAGCAACGCCAGCGATATCGAAACGTCGTGGCCATCGAGTTGCTCAGCTTGCAGCTCCACGCGATCTTTGGGCAGCCACAACCAGGTCAACGCCGCAACCAGTACAAACATCACCGACGCTGCCGGCAGCATCGTGCCCACGAATGATAGAAACGGAACCTGTGCGTGTTGCCATATCAGCAGATTTTGCGGATTGCCGATCGGGCTCAATGTTGAGCCGGCATTCACCGCCAGCGCTTCCAGCACCGCCATGCGCAGCACCGGCAGGTTGGACATGCTGCCGATGGCGACGGTCAACGGCACGATCAGGAACAGGCTGACATCGTTGGTCAGTACCGTCGAAAGCACAGCCGTCATGCTGACCAGCAACAATCCCACGCCACGCAGCGAATGGATACGCGCCACCATGGCGCCAGCCATGCGTTGCACCAGCCCGCTGTCGCGGATGCCCTGGATCGCAATCAACAGACCAAGCAGACCCGATAAGGTCGGCAACTGCAGCCAGCGTTGGTAACGCGCAAGCGGTTGCGGATCGATGCAGGCCAGTACGATCGTCAAGGCGACGAACAACAGCAGCAGCCACTCGTGTTTCAAGCGGCTGCGCCAGTGCGGTGCAGACAACGTATCGACTGTCACGAATGCCTCAAACAGCGAATGACCCTTACCGTCGCCCCAGCCTGTGCCGGGACGACGGTAAGGAGGTATGGGGCTTTTACCACTCGCTCAAACCTTCCAGTTCATAGAGCCGTGTCCAGCTCGGGCGTGCACGCACCAGATCCGCAAGCTGTTTCAGTGCGGGCCATTCCGTCGCAGGCCGCGGCATATTGCGCGACCAGCGCATCAGCATGGTCAGCAGCAAATCGGCGCCGGAAAAATCCTGGCCCAGCATATAAGGGCCGTGCGCCGAAAGATGGGCTTCGAGCCGATCCCAGATGCTTTCGATCTTGCGCTGTACCGCTGCGCGGATTGCCGGAGGCGTTTCTTCGAAACCCAATTCGTCCGGATAGAACCACAGCCGGTAGGTGGACATCAGCGCGTTGCTAAGAAATACCGACCACTGCAGCCACGCGTCGCGCGCAGCGGTGCCGACGGGCGGGATCAGCTTCGCTTCGGGGTGGCGTTCGGCGAGGATGGTGAGCAAGGCGACTGACTCGTAGACAGGCCGTCCATCGATCAACAGCGTCGGCACCTTGCCGCCCGGATTGAGCTTCAGATATTCCGCGTTGTGCTGGGCGTCCTTGTCGAAGTCGACCAGTTCGAGCCGGTAATCCGCACCGATTTCGAGCAGGGCCTGATGTACGACCATGCTCGCGGTGCCCGGAGAGTAATAGAGGGTGTACATAGACGGTGCCGTTCGGAAGATGGGGGTATCGTAGCGGTTTGTCGGGCTGTCGCAGATACCCGCCTCCCTTATTCCGCCCGCAGTAGCCGCATGGGCGGTGTATGCGTCACCTTGCGCGTACCGGCCAGCCCCAGCAGCATCACCACGATCGCGGCCAGCAGTGCGGCAACCGTCAGCGGCCAGGGATGCGGTATGAAGCCCTTGACGTGAAACACGCTGCGCCCCAACCACCATCCGCCCACCATCGCACCCAGTGCCGCGGTGATGCCTGCGATTAATCCCAGCAACGCAAATTCACAAGCGGCTGCAACACGCAGCAAACCGCGGCGTGCACCCAGCGTGCGCAGCAAAGCGGCTTCATGACGGCGTTCCTGTCCACTGGTCGCAAGCGCTGCCGCCAGCACCAATGCACCGGCCAGCAGACTGAAGCCGAGCACCCAACGCACTGCGCCGGTTACGCGCTGCACGATCTCACGCACGCGATCGAGCAAGGCATCGACATCAACCATGCTCAGGTTCGGATACGTGCGCGAAAGTTTTGCCAGGGCTTCGGTATTGCCGCGCGGCAGATAGAAACTGGCAATCCACGTATGCGGGAGTACGTTCGCGTGCGGCGGATCCATCAGCAGGAAGAAGTTGACCTTGAACGAGGTCCAGTCCACGTGCCGGAAGCTGGTCACCTTGGCATCAAGCTGGCCTTCGCCGACATCGAAACGCATTGTGTCACCAAGCTTCAGCGCGTACATGTCGCGCCACATCGTATCCACCGACACTTCGGCTTCCGGCGGATTGGGCCCAAACCATTGGCCGGCGATCACGGTATTGGCGGGTGGAAGCTGGTCGGACCAGGACAGGCGCAGTTGGCGATCGTTCCAGTCTTTGGTGCGTTCGTCCTTGAAGTGGATGGTGTCGATCGGCTGGCCGTTGATCGCGGTGAGTTTGCCGACCGCCAACGGCATCATGTTGAGTTGATTGCCGCCGATGTCCGCGAGGGCCTTGCTGAAATCGCCACGCTGATCGTCCTGCAGGTTGAGTACAAACCAGTTGGGCGTGTCCGAAGGCAGCTCCTGCCGCCAACCATCGAGTAAGGCGGGCGCCACGATGGCGAGCAGCAGCAAGGCGGTAAGCCCCAGGCTGAGTGCGGTCGCCTGCACAATGCTCAAGCCGCGTCGGCGAGCCAGCGCAGCCATGCCCAGGCGCAGAGCAGGGTGACCACCCGGCGTGATCCGTCGCGCGATCCACAACAGCAAGGCAGCCAGCAGCGCGGCGACCACCGCGACACCCAGCAGACTCGCGGCGAGAATGCCGGCCAGGTTGGCCGAGCCGCTGAGCTGCCAGATCAACGCCAGCGCCACCACGGCGGGAAGCAGGTACAGCGCATCGAAACGCCGCACCCGGCGCGCCAGGCTCGCGCGGAACACCGCAACAGGCGGCACATCGGCCAGCCGCACCAGCGGCGGCAGCGCGAAACCTGCCAATACCGCGATACCCATACCGGCTGCGGCCAGCGACGGCAGGATGGGCAAAACTGTGGGCACGCCCGCAAATAACTGGCTGGCGAACATCCACGCGCCCTGTGACAGCGCCAGCGCCAGCAGCACGCCGATCAGCGCCGCTGGCAGTGCAAGACCGCCAAGCGTTCCCAGCAACAAGCCGAACACCCGCCTGCGCGACGTACCCAGTGCGCGCAATAGGGATACCTCACTGGTCTTGCGCCGTGCATAGCGTTGTGCAGCAAGCGCAATCGCCACGCCGGAGAGCAGTGCAGAAAGCAGTGCAGTGAGGCGCAGGAACGCACCCGCCCGATCGAACGCACTGCGCATCCGTTCCTGCGTCTGCTCGGGCGTGATCAGCTCGCCGCCTTGTGGCAACGCCGTGCCCTGCGCCCACTGCCGCCATCTCTGCACGGCAGCGGGTTCGCCGGCCAATAACAAACT from Dyella caseinilytica includes these protein-coding regions:
- a CDS encoding ABC transporter permease, which translates into the protein MKILLLALRSLRREWHLPEMRTLAASLVLAVVALGVVATLTARMERGVLASAAELIGGDVGVSVPQDIPEKFAAAGSERGLAITRTASFPSVAFAQQQSQLLEVLATDDAYPLRGTLLIGDASGTQHVSHGPASGSVLLDHRALVALHRQVGDTVQLGGRDLRIAGELIQQPDGGELVAMAPRALMNLDDAQQAGLLGVGSRARHSLLLAGEPAAVQRWRQWAQGTALPQGGELITPEQTQERMRSAFDRAGAFLRLTALLSALLSGVAIALAAQRYARRKTSEVSLLRALGTSRRRVFGLLLGTLGGLALPAALIGVLLALALSQGAWMFASQLFAGVPTVLPILPSLAAAGMGIAVLAGFALPPLVRLADVPPVAVFRASLARRVRRFDALYLLPAVVALALIWQLSGSANLAGILAASLLGVAVVAALLAALLLWIARRITPGGHPALRLGMAALARRRGLSIVQATALSLGLTALLLLAIVAPALLDGWRQELPSDTPNWFVLNLQDDQRGDFSKALADIGGNQLNMMPLAVGKLTAINGQPIDTIHFKDERTKDWNDRQLRLSWSDQLPPANTVIAGQWFGPNPPEAEVSVDTMWRDMYALKLGDTMRFDVGEGQLDAKVTSFRHVDWTSFKVNFFLLMDPPHANVLPHTWIASFYLPRGNTEALAKLSRTYPNLSMVDVDALLDRVREIVQRVTGAVRWVLGFSLLAGALVLAAALATSGQERRHEAALLRTLGARRGLLRVAAACEFALLGLIAGITAALGAMVGGWWLGRSVFHVKGFIPHPWPLTVAALLAAIVVMLLGLAGTRKVTHTPPMRLLRAE